In Candidatus Cohnella colombiensis, one DNA window encodes the following:
- a CDS encoding glycine betaine ABC transporter substrate-binding protein: MKRMSLAIIVLLLGTLVLSACSNEGNSASGTISIGTQTYSEPKILAEMYKALIEQNTEVNVKIVADLAASPIVIQAMKSNDIQMATLYTGEIFNNHFEVEATKDRNEVLKQAQEGFDKTFDFKWFDPYGFENTYAFTVRKELADQYYLSTVSDLKEYAKTLKLGVDTTWLERDNDGYRAFTKFYDFEFGEKFPMEISLVYQAVADNKVDVVLAYTTDPGIKEFNLQTLTDDKQFFPPYDASPVIKNETLKKYPELNEVINTLVGKIDAETMTSLNYEVDVNKRSPHEVAVQFLKSNGLLK, encoded by the coding sequence ATGAAGAGAATGTCACTTGCAATTATTGTCCTATTGTTGGGGACGTTGGTATTGTCCGCATGTAGTAATGAAGGGAATTCGGCGTCAGGTACAATTAGCATCGGTACTCAAACCTACAGTGAACCAAAAATTCTAGCTGAAATGTATAAAGCGTTAATTGAACAAAATACAGAGGTGAACGTGAAGATTGTAGCTGACCTCGCTGCAAGCCCCATTGTCATTCAGGCGATGAAGTCCAATGATATTCAAATGGCCACTTTGTATACAGGGGAAATTTTCAATAATCATTTTGAAGTCGAAGCTACTAAGGACCGCAATGAAGTTTTAAAGCAAGCTCAAGAAGGCTTCGACAAAACGTTTGATTTCAAATGGTTTGATCCTTATGGTTTTGAGAATACGTATGCCTTTACTGTGCGGAAGGAGCTCGCTGATCAATACTACCTAAGCACCGTATCCGATTTGAAGGAGTATGCGAAAACCTTGAAGCTCGGCGTAGATACGACATGGCTTGAACGAGATAACGATGGTTACCGAGCTTTCACTAAGTTTTATGACTTTGAATTCGGAGAGAAATTCCCTATGGAAATATCTCTCGTATACCAAGCGGTTGCCGACAACAAAGTTGATGTCGTACTTGCCTACACGACGGATCCTGGAATCAAAGAATTTAACCTGCAGACATTAACAGATGACAAACAGTTCTTCCCACCTTATGATGCTTCACCAGTCATTAAGAATGAAACGTTAAAAAAGTATCCCGAACTCAATGAGGTCATTAATACCTTAGTAGGTAAAATTGATGCTGAAACGATGACTTCCTTAAACTATGAGGTTGATGTCAATAAACGCAGCCCCCATGAGGTAGCTGTACAATTTTTGAAGTCGAACGGGTTACTGAAATAA
- a CDS encoding carbohydrate ABC transporter permease — translation MLKVNKRMNTESLFFHTFNYTFMALLAIVTLYPFLNTLAVSFNAGIDTTRGGIYLWPRVWTWKNYEAVFITGNVYHAFWVSVARTVIGTFFSVILTAMVAYTISRKEFLFRKLVTILFVLTMYFSAGLIPSYFLIKDLHLLNTFLVYILFPSAGAGLISAFNMLVVRTYIHTLPESLIESAKIDGAGEFRVFASVVLPLCAPVLATIALFTAVFQWNTWFDTFIFASSRQNLSTLQFELIRLLSSTTNFNANPNLTSSAAKDTASMITPISIRAAITMVASIPIIVVYPFLQRHFVAGLQLGGVKE, via the coding sequence ATGCTAAAGGTTAATAAACGGATGAATACGGAGTCGTTATTCTTCCATACATTCAACTACACCTTCATGGCGCTTCTGGCCATCGTCACGCTATATCCGTTCCTCAATACGTTAGCTGTTTCATTCAATGCAGGAATAGATACGACACGAGGCGGAATCTATTTGTGGCCTAGAGTATGGACGTGGAAGAACTATGAAGCCGTATTTATTACTGGGAATGTGTATCATGCGTTCTGGGTATCTGTTGCGCGGACGGTAATCGGTACTTTCTTCAGTGTTATCTTGACGGCTATGGTTGCTTACACGATTAGTCGTAAGGAATTTCTGTTTAGAAAGCTCGTTACAATCTTGTTCGTATTGACGATGTATTTTAGTGCAGGGCTCATTCCTTCCTATTTTTTAATTAAAGATTTGCATTTGCTGAATACTTTCCTCGTCTACATTCTTTTCCCAAGCGCTGGAGCGGGATTAATCAGTGCGTTCAACATGCTGGTTGTTCGGACCTATATCCATACGCTTCCAGAGAGTTTGATTGAATCGGCTAAGATAGACGGTGCAGGAGAGTTTCGTGTATTCGCTAGCGTTGTTTTACCTCTATGCGCACCAGTGCTTGCAACGATCGCCTTATTTACTGCTGTATTTCAATGGAACACATGGTTCGATACGTTCATTTTTGCTTCATCTAGGCAGAATCTGAGCACTTTACAGTTTGAGCTAATCAGGCTGTTGTCATCGACGACGAACTTTAATGCCAATCCCAACTTAACCTCAAGTGCAGCAAAAGATACTGCGTCTATGATTACCCCGATTTCAATTCGTGCTGCCATTACGATGGTTGCGTCGATACCGATCATAGTCGTATATCCATTCCTTCAACGACATTTTGTTGCGGGGCTTCAATTGGGAGGCGTGAAGGAGTAA
- a CDS encoding sensor histidine kinase, with the protein MRLSRRWLGSVNDIPLTWKFVLIYLLCVMLPIVTINFIFYQKVSENIQAREENHLQMTLDRAAKKITDIIVGGVTLSHSVATDRSLYEDLDRSYTDLVEFYGTFSNVLSNKMKPFLSAYVYVENISVYTENDTIASGGNYFILDDMEKEKPWYKQAASSPSAVTVMIYRDVNPINRSAKRAYFSIIRKLNEFSLYNQHEKYLKIDIKASSIDDILSEEEQEIELRVVDPQGNILFPSASYLIDDKWPGEAEGEGLQFETLLSSASYVHNWKLHGLADKLLFKVALQDSERFIWLMVVISILVPTSLIFIILRSYNYRIKRLSRHMDKAKNEKFDLIRLPEGKDEIGGLIRSFNRMTQTIESLINDVYKLEIQQKDMQLEQIRAELKLLQSQMNPHFLFNTLNALLVVSAKNGYTEVTDIIMNLSQLLRRMLSWSDDAVTLKEELHFIEMYLKIEKFRFAERFNYTFHVDESVLQCMVPKMCIQMLVENACKHGLQTVKGQRHIQIRARQSDTYLFIEVEDNGKGIDEQRLNEIRSQLDGRLDTDESIGLRNVYRRLRLHYGDRVDLYIFSQVDEGTTISFRIPA; encoded by the coding sequence ATGCGCTTGAGTCGCCGTTGGTTAGGTTCAGTGAACGATATTCCTCTTACCTGGAAATTCGTGTTGATCTATCTCCTTTGCGTTATGCTTCCAATAGTAACTATTAACTTCATTTTCTATCAGAAGGTATCAGAGAATATCCAGGCGCGTGAAGAGAATCACTTGCAGATGACACTAGATCGGGCTGCTAAGAAGATAACAGACATCATTGTGGGTGGTGTCACGCTAAGTCACTCTGTTGCAACAGATCGATCTCTTTACGAGGATCTGGATCGGAGTTACACGGACCTGGTAGAATTCTACGGAACATTCTCCAATGTGCTTAGTAATAAGATGAAGCCTTTTCTCTCCGCATACGTTTATGTTGAGAATATTTCTGTGTATACAGAGAACGATACGATTGCTAGTGGTGGGAATTATTTTATTCTAGACGATATGGAAAAGGAGAAACCCTGGTACAAGCAGGCGGCTAGCTCTCCCTCAGCAGTTACTGTGATGATTTATAGAGATGTTAACCCGATAAACAGGAGTGCGAAAAGAGCTTACTTCAGTATCATTCGAAAATTGAATGAATTTTCTCTATATAACCAGCATGAAAAATACTTAAAAATTGATATCAAGGCTTCAAGTATTGATGACATCCTGAGCGAAGAAGAACAGGAAATAGAGTTGAGGGTAGTGGACCCCCAAGGTAATATATTGTTTCCATCTGCTTCTTATCTAATAGATGATAAATGGCCGGGGGAAGCTGAAGGAGAGGGCTTGCAGTTTGAAACTCTGTTAAGCTCTGCTTCCTATGTTCACAATTGGAAGTTGCACGGTTTGGCTGACAAGCTTCTGTTCAAGGTTGCGCTTCAGGATTCAGAACGGTTCATCTGGCTTATGGTTGTGATCAGCATACTGGTACCGACATCGCTTATCTTTATCATTCTGCGGTCATATAACTATAGAATTAAACGATTATCCCGCCATATGGATAAAGCCAAGAATGAGAAATTCGATCTCATTAGGTTGCCTGAGGGTAAGGATGAGATTGGCGGCTTGATCCGAAGCTTCAATCGAATGACTCAGACGATCGAATCCTTAATCAACGATGTATATAAGCTAGAAATTCAGCAGAAGGACATGCAGCTTGAACAGATCCGCGCAGAGCTGAAGTTGCTACAAAGCCAGATGAATCCGCACTTTCTGTTTAATACGTTAAACGCATTGCTCGTTGTGAGTGCCAAGAATGGCTACACCGAAGTAACGGATATTATTATGAATCTGTCACAGCTCCTCAGAAGAATGCTCAGCTGGTCAGATGATGCAGTCACACTGAAGGAGGAGCTTCATTTTATTGAAATGTATTTGAAAATTGAAAAGTTCCGATTCGCTGAACGGTTTAACTATACCTTCCATGTCGATGAATCAGTGTTGCAGTGTATGGTACCTAAGATGTGCATCCAGATGCTTGTTGAGAATGCGTGCAAGCATGGTTTGCAAACCGTTAAGGGTCAGCGCCATATTCAGATTAGGGCACGCCAATCAGATACATATTTATTCATTGAAGTTGAAGATAACGGCAAAGGCATTGATGAACAAAGACTTAACGAGATTCGTAGCCAATTGGATGGTCGCTTGGATACGGACGAGAGTATCGGGCTCCGGAACGTATATAGGCGTTTGCGATTGCATTATGGTGACCGTGTTGACTTGTATATTTTTAGCCAAGTGGACGAAGGGACGACAATTAGCTTTCGTATACCGGCTTAG
- a CDS encoding alpha/beta hydrolase-fold protein: MTNRDRTGIPAAYISAPASGKQGTVKEVVYPVNNYINSSRQLVTDRNIDAGEAGRDTVSGDAIMKSCNVYLPAGYDDNDPDTHYNVLYLLHGVGGDQYEWLRGGIEGGNSILCNMLDNLIASGDIDPIIVVMSNGRSSHDWTDCSFNTQGTNMLGFYYFDYELRYDLIPFIESTFKTYAKIQETSPIAVEFNRTHRAIAGLSMGGMQALNLILGGYRCDSASIAGRESSWSNGLVTTVPARGMTDLFANVGAFSNAPTSSDGTILGTSITLSGHKLRLLYMTCGDADDISINCYEQSIEGLKDIAGDYLDKFYQVTIKDGVHDFDVWYSGAYHFIRLIYGNGGGRDTNCAASGRRTACY, translated from the coding sequence ATGACAAATAGGGATAGAACAGGAATTCCTGCTGCGTACATTAGCGCACCTGCGAGTGGCAAGCAAGGCACAGTCAAGGAGGTTGTCTATCCGGTTAATAACTATATAAACTCTTCGCGACAGCTCGTGACGGATCGCAATATCGATGCTGGGGAGGCGGGAAGAGACACGGTTAGTGGAGATGCGATCATGAAATCGTGCAACGTCTATCTCCCAGCGGGTTACGACGACAACGATCCGGATACGCATTACAATGTGTTGTACTTGCTTCACGGTGTAGGCGGAGACCAATACGAGTGGTTACGTGGAGGGATTGAGGGCGGCAATTCTATCTTATGCAATATGTTGGACAATCTCATCGCTAGTGGCGATATTGATCCTATCATTGTTGTTATGTCGAATGGAAGAAGCTCACATGATTGGACGGATTGTTCCTTCAATACCCAAGGGACCAATATGCTCGGATTCTACTATTTCGATTATGAGCTTAGATACGATCTAATTCCGTTCATTGAATCCACATTCAAGACGTATGCGAAAATACAAGAGACGTCTCCGATAGCGGTCGAATTCAACCGTACTCATAGAGCAATTGCGGGTTTATCCATGGGCGGCATGCAGGCATTGAATTTAATCCTTGGCGGTTATCGATGCGATTCCGCGTCTATTGCCGGAAGGGAGAGCAGTTGGAGCAACGGACTTGTCACGACTGTTCCCGCACGGGGGATGACCGATCTGTTCGCTAACGTAGGTGCCTTTTCCAATGCACCTACATCGAGCGACGGCACAATACTGGGCACGAGCATCACATTGAGTGGCCATAAGCTTCGATTGCTGTATATGACATGCGGAGATGCTGATGACATATCGATCAATTGCTATGAACAATCGATTGAAGGGCTCAAGGACATTGCAGGGGATTATCTCGACAAGTTTTATCAAGTCACGATCAAGGATGGTGTACATGATTTTGACGTGTGGTACAGCGGCGCGTATCATTTTATCCGTCTGATATACGGGAATGGAGGGGGACGCGATACTAACTGTGCTGCTAGTGGACGACGAACCGCTTGTTATTGA
- a CDS encoding AraC family transcriptional regulator, translating to MAFIHYVECNTTHSSNFEIDVPMGFHWLLVITKTPAQFWVNGHLKEYPAHCAILYRPTQKVYYRACADHYVNDWIRFETNEPYITESPLPFGVPFLLDDPDYCHKLFELLVTEHNFNRGYKESSIDCLFRTLFNKLLESYIQDDIKPQYYNLLRLRNAIQNNPGEYWSISKMADYLRISPGYLQNIYKKAFGISCMDDVISSRIRLAREYMIHSHQSIAEIATRCGYQNVEHFCRQFKQLTGIPPKKFRKHAKG from the coding sequence ATGGCCTTTATTCACTATGTTGAATGTAATACTACACACTCAAGCAATTTTGAAATCGATGTTCCCATGGGCTTTCACTGGCTCTTAGTTATTACGAAGACCCCCGCGCAATTTTGGGTTAATGGCCATCTTAAGGAATATCCTGCTCACTGTGCCATCCTCTACCGTCCAACACAGAAAGTCTATTACCGAGCATGCGCCGATCATTACGTTAATGACTGGATTCGCTTCGAAACTAATGAACCTTATATAACGGAATCACCACTTCCTTTTGGCGTTCCTTTTCTGTTAGATGATCCGGACTACTGCCACAAGCTGTTTGAGCTGTTAGTCACCGAACACAACTTTAATCGAGGTTATAAGGAATCTTCCATCGACTGCTTATTCCGGACACTCTTCAACAAGCTATTGGAATCCTACATACAAGACGACATTAAGCCCCAATACTACAATCTATTGAGACTTCGCAATGCCATCCAAAACAATCCGGGCGAATATTGGTCAATTTCGAAAATGGCTGATTATCTCCGAATCAGTCCAGGCTATCTTCAGAACATCTACAAAAAAGCGTTCGGAATTTCCTGCATGGATGACGTCATTAGCAGCCGAATCCGATTGGCCAGAGAATATATGATTCATAGCCACCAAAGTATTGCTGAAATCGCTACACGATGCGGATATCAGAATGTAGAACACTTCTGCAGGCAATTCAAGCAGCTGACAGGAATCCCGCCAAAAAAATTCCGAAAACATGCGAAAGGCTGA
- a CDS encoding ABC transporter permease, giving the protein MNPFFQYMHDNSGHLLSLTWGHLIMVISGLGLALIVGIPLGVICARNARLATIILTLANVIQVIPTLALLALLMMFLGLGFKTIVVGLFFYSLLPIIRNTFVGLKEVDSAISEAGKGLGMSYWQLLMKVQLPLSLPFLMAGFRVAAVIAIGVATLAPLFGGDGLGREIYSGLNLRNNLKIYAGAIPAAVLALLADILLGRLQEKLKNGPVRSKPIRTL; this is encoded by the coding sequence ATGAATCCGTTCTTTCAGTACATGCACGATAATTCAGGTCATCTTCTAAGCTTGACCTGGGGTCATCTTATTATGGTGATCAGCGGATTGGGCCTCGCCCTGATTGTAGGTATTCCATTAGGTGTTATCTGTGCACGTAATGCCAGACTTGCCACCATTATTTTGACTTTAGCTAATGTGATTCAAGTAATACCCACTTTAGCCTTATTGGCTTTATTGATGATGTTCCTTGGACTGGGCTTCAAAACGATTGTAGTCGGCTTGTTCTTCTATTCTCTACTTCCAATTATTCGCAACACCTTCGTTGGTTTGAAGGAAGTAGATTCAGCTATTAGCGAAGCCGGCAAGGGTCTCGGTATGAGTTATTGGCAGCTCCTAATGAAGGTGCAGTTGCCGCTTTCACTACCGTTTCTGATGGCTGGTTTCCGTGTAGCTGCCGTCATCGCGATCGGCGTGGCGACTCTTGCTCCGTTATTCGGAGGGGATGGCCTGGGGAGAGAAATCTATTCCGGCCTTAACCTTCGTAATAATCTGAAAATATATGCTGGGGCTATTCCTGCAGCTGTACTCGCTCTATTAGCGGATATATTGCTGGGCAGGCTGCAGGAGAAGCTGAAGAACGGCCCCGTAAGATCAAAGCCCATACGAACACTGTAA
- a CDS encoding response regulator, giving the protein MYSVLLIDDEPRAIESLLYFVKWQQLGFQVCGTCDNGEDALELIMRTLPDIVVTDIQMPVMDGLELISRLQERMKTPPEIIVLSGYNEFSYARRALQLGVRHYLLKPILEDEVSEVLRRVYKSLEARLTIHLPIEAIREVRMLLEAIEALDRKKSVGLIDRMVEEIRDRPAAWTSTLINHLTLQSMKLIQQLVQYSDKFNIDQPMALIQEQGQGMKEALVLYVNQVIDFLQSAHERIQRSRLLDIDQFIVEHYRSNLSIKQVAAQFYLNPVYLGKTYHEKFGFGLLDRIHDLRIEEAQGLLRTTDLISKEVAEKVGYSQYNYFLKQFERRIGMKPMDYRASSKC; this is encoded by the coding sequence ATGTACTCAGTGCTGTTAATTGATGATGAGCCGCGTGCGATTGAAAGTCTTCTTTACTTTGTAAAATGGCAGCAGCTTGGATTCCAAGTGTGTGGCACCTGCGACAATGGTGAGGATGCATTGGAACTGATCATGAGAACATTACCGGACATCGTCGTTACGGATATCCAGATGCCAGTGATGGATGGGCTAGAGCTAATTAGTCGGTTGCAAGAGAGGATGAAGACACCTCCTGAAATTATTGTACTCAGCGGGTACAATGAATTCTCGTATGCCAGACGTGCGCTACAGTTAGGTGTTCGCCATTATTTACTAAAGCCAATTTTGGAGGATGAAGTATCTGAAGTGCTTAGGCGAGTGTACAAGAGTTTAGAAGCTCGCCTGACAATTCACTTGCCTATCGAAGCAATCCGTGAAGTTCGAATGCTCCTTGAGGCGATTGAAGCACTGGACAGGAAGAAGTCGGTAGGTTTGATCGATCGCATGGTCGAAGAAATAAGAGATAGACCTGCTGCATGGACATCTACCTTAATCAATCATTTGACACTCCAGAGTATGAAGCTGATTCAACAGCTTGTACAATATTCAGATAAATTCAATATTGATCAGCCGATGGCATTGATTCAGGAGCAAGGCCAAGGAATGAAGGAGGCACTTGTTCTTTATGTCAATCAAGTCATCGACTTTTTGCAGTCTGCTCACGAGCGGATACAAAGAAGTCGCTTGCTGGACATTGACCAATTCATAGTCGAGCATTATCGAAGCAACCTGTCTATCAAGCAAGTGGCAGCACAATTCTATCTCAACCCTGTATATCTTGGTAAAACCTATCATGAGAAGTTCGGATTTGGATTATTAGATAGAATCCATGATCTGAGAATTGAAGAGGCTCAAGGACTGCTCCGTACAACAGACCTTATATCCAAAGAGGTTGCCGAGAAAGTCGGCTACTCTCAATATAATTACTTTTTGAAGCAATTTGAGAGACGTATAGGTATGAAGCCTATGGATTATAGGGCGAGTAGCAAGTGCTAA
- a CDS encoding sugar ABC transporter substrate-binding protein, translating to MGARARKVAFGLLMLIMVFSVVAAGCSSSNKNKDGSPSASQPASSSDTSAPTTVAIEPMTISVFLNVPGPIPTDNNRIYKKIKDELGVTLKEEYLVGDLEQKLGVMIAGGDYPDIISANVKLTAANAVLPLEDLIEQHAPNLKKHYEDVWNLIKDPDDGHIYWLPNFGVYQGDFKPTQHYGPAFFIQRAVLKEYNYPKFKTLDEYFKLIEDYQAKYPEIDGQPTIGFTALAFDWRDFGLRNAPQHLIGHPNDGGVVVDPVTNVAELFESTDIAKPYYKKLNEINSKGLMDKEAFAQNYDQYMAKIASGRVLGMFDQRWNFQQGEESLISQGKSERAYVGLPLVYDVNTTDYYLDRPVVNLNNGFGITVNADDPVKIIKVLDTLMTEKWQKLFYWGEEGIDYHVGDNGLYYRTPEQRKDQEDVTWKQANKADSFYGQMPKLEGNYPDGNADSPGNQPDEFFANLKDIDREVLQAYGYKVWTDFFSAPPPNRVSYPAWNIDLIEGSEARVSSQKMKDLALKYLPKAILTSPENFDSVWAEYGQQVSKANPEAYLNRVNEQLKWRQDNWGK from the coding sequence ATGGGGGCACGTGCAAGAAAGGTAGCTTTCGGGCTGCTTATGCTAATCATGGTATTTAGTGTCGTTGCAGCAGGATGCTCTAGTAGCAACAAGAATAAGGATGGCAGTCCTTCGGCTTCGCAGCCGGCAAGCAGTTCAGATACTTCAGCTCCAACAACAGTTGCGATAGAGCCAATGACGATCTCAGTATTCCTAAATGTTCCGGGTCCGATTCCTACAGACAACAATAGAATCTACAAAAAGATAAAGGATGAACTTGGAGTAACTCTGAAGGAGGAATATTTAGTTGGTGATTTGGAGCAGAAGCTAGGAGTTATGATCGCGGGTGGCGATTACCCGGACATCATCTCTGCCAATGTTAAACTTACAGCAGCTAATGCGGTTTTGCCTCTCGAGGATTTAATTGAACAGCATGCGCCGAACTTGAAGAAGCATTATGAAGATGTATGGAATTTGATTAAAGATCCCGATGATGGCCATATCTATTGGTTGCCTAACTTTGGGGTGTATCAAGGAGACTTCAAACCTACTCAACACTATGGTCCAGCTTTCTTTATTCAAAGAGCCGTTCTAAAGGAATATAATTATCCGAAGTTCAAGACTCTGGACGAGTATTTTAAGTTAATTGAGGATTATCAGGCCAAATATCCAGAGATAGATGGACAACCAACAATTGGATTTACTGCGCTTGCTTTTGACTGGCGTGACTTCGGTCTTCGGAATGCTCCGCAGCACCTTATCGGTCATCCGAATGATGGTGGCGTTGTCGTTGATCCAGTAACGAATGTTGCGGAACTCTTCGAAAGTACGGATATTGCAAAGCCTTATTATAAGAAGCTGAATGAAATTAATTCGAAGGGTCTAATGGATAAAGAGGCTTTCGCACAGAACTACGACCAGTATATGGCCAAGATCGCCAGCGGTCGTGTGCTAGGAATGTTTGATCAACGTTGGAACTTCCAACAAGGGGAAGAATCGTTGATTTCACAAGGTAAGTCAGAACGAGCATATGTGGGTCTGCCACTTGTCTATGATGTGAATACAACTGATTATTACTTGGATCGACCTGTAGTCAACTTGAATAATGGATTTGGGATTACAGTTAATGCTGATGATCCGGTGAAGATCATCAAAGTCCTCGATACGTTAATGACTGAAAAATGGCAGAAGCTATTCTATTGGGGTGAAGAGGGCATTGATTATCATGTAGGTGATAATGGTTTATATTATCGTACACCTGAGCAACGTAAAGATCAGGAAGATGTCACCTGGAAGCAAGCTAACAAGGCAGATTCTTTCTATGGTCAAATGCCGAAGCTTGAGGGTAACTACCCAGACGGTAATGCAGATAGCCCTGGTAATCAGCCAGATGAATTCTTCGCGAATTTGAAAGATATTGATCGGGAGGTACTACAAGCATACGGCTACAAGGTGTGGACCGATTTCTTCTCAGCACCGCCACCGAACCGTGTGTCTTACCCAGCTTGGAATATTGATTTAATTGAAGGGTCAGAAGCAAGAGTATCCAGTCAGAAGATGAAGGACCTTGCCCTTAAATATCTTCCGAAAGCGATTCTGACCAGTCCGGAGAACTTTGATAGCGTTTGGGCTGAGTATGGTCAACAGGTTTCGAAGGCAAATCCTGAAGCCTACTTGAATCGAGTTAATGAGCAATTGAAGTGGCGCCAAGACAATTGGGGTAAATAA
- a CDS encoding ABC transporter permease subunit, with product MVRQRQLIFMSFPMLIYVLVFAYFPIWGWLMAFQKYKPGFDIFDQKWVGFYQFRFLFEDESFIRVLRNTIAMSVITLVLSFVTAIGLALLLNEIKRTGIKRIIQTISYLPHFLSWIIVTGLVATSLSTQDGIVNIVLMKLHLIKEPILWLGEGKYFWGIVGASNVWKEVGWNTIIYLAAIASVSPSLYEAAEIDGAGRYRKMMHITLPGIKPVIVILLILNIGWILNGGGFEIQYFLGNGQVLDWSETIDIFVLKYGLKIGNYSLGVAAGIFKTVVSIVLLIIANSIAKRLGEERLI from the coding sequence ATGGTCCGGCAGCGGCAGCTTATCTTCATGTCATTTCCAATGCTGATCTATGTGTTAGTCTTTGCATATTTCCCAATATGGGGTTGGTTGATGGCTTTTCAGAAATATAAGCCGGGCTTCGACATATTCGATCAGAAGTGGGTCGGCTTTTATCAATTCAGATTCCTGTTTGAGGATGAGAGTTTTATAAGAGTGCTTCGCAATACAATTGCTATGAGCGTTATTACTCTTGTGCTCAGCTTCGTTACCGCGATTGGATTAGCGCTTCTGCTCAATGAAATTAAGAGAACGGGTATTAAGCGTATTATTCAGACGATATCTTACCTCCCTCACTTTTTATCCTGGATTATTGTTACAGGTTTAGTAGCCACTTCGCTCTCTACTCAAGATGGTATCGTCAACATTGTTCTGATGAAGCTTCATCTTATTAAGGAGCCTATTCTCTGGTTAGGTGAAGGTAAATACTTCTGGGGAATTGTGGGTGCGTCTAATGTATGGAAGGAAGTTGGTTGGAACACGATTATTTATTTAGCTGCAATTGCATCGGTTAGTCCGTCCTTGTATGAAGCGGCAGAGATAGATGGTGCGGGGCGCTATCGTAAAATGATGCACATTACGTTGCCCGGTATTAAGCCGGTCATCGTTATACTTCTAATTCTGAATATCGGCTGGATCCTCAACGGTGGAGGATTCGAGATTCAATATTTTCTAGGTAATGGTCAAGTGCTCGATTGGTCGGAGACGATCGATATCTTCGTGTTGAAATATGGACTTAAGATTGGAAACTATTCACTAGGCGTAGCTGCGGGTATATTCAAAACAGTTGTCAGCATTGTGCTGCTCATCATTGCGAATTCCATAGCCAAACGACTTGGTGAAGAACGTCTGATATAA
- a CDS encoding response regulator: protein MLLVDDEPLVIDGLKFMVDWQRYGFQICGEACDGEDALDRIRELDPDLVVTDIRMPIVDGLQLIEQSTNRMQARCGFVILSGHEDFIIAHQALQFGVLDYWLKPINTEEIHLALEKLQAQLTLKHQDRSHVGLLEFPISSISEQLQSAENRLLLAIEAHDAEQIDMAVHHLFRQIDQDFEDSDMRRSYLESLLLELRWQTSEWDERGNVRSEIPVSNPFIQLECEQWLPSLTSLCQENASILKQQRAREGPVGDVVRYIRKEYTKPLRLQEVAKALHFQPAYLGQLFKKKVGLSFIDYLHRTRIEEASKLLRRTNLIISDVARTVGYTDTELFSYKFKKYMNIPPSHYKKS, encoded by the coding sequence GTGCTGCTAGTGGACGACGAACCGCTTGTTATTGACGGGCTGAAATTCATGGTAGATTGGCAACGCTATGGGTTTCAAATTTGCGGAGAAGCTTGCGATGGCGAGGATGCGCTCGATCGTATTCGAGAGCTTGACCCAGATCTGGTTGTGACAGACATACGTATGCCGATTGTGGATGGACTGCAATTGATCGAGCAATCCACGAATAGAATGCAAGCCCGGTGTGGATTTGTCATTCTGAGTGGACATGAGGATTTCATCATCGCTCACCAAGCGCTACAGTTTGGTGTCTTAGACTACTGGCTTAAGCCGATCAATACGGAAGAGATCCATCTTGCATTAGAGAAGCTACAAGCTCAATTGACACTGAAGCACCAAGATAGGTCGCATGTGGGTCTGCTTGAATTCCCTATTTCTTCAATTAGTGAACAGTTGCAATCGGCAGAGAATCGTCTCCTACTCGCGATAGAGGCTCATGATGCGGAGCAAATTGATATGGCTGTTCATCATTTATTTCGACAGATAGATCAAGACTTCGAGGATTCGGACATGCGAAGGTCGTATCTAGAGAGCCTCCTCTTAGAGCTTCGCTGGCAAACCTCCGAGTGGGATGAGAGAGGGAATGTGCGATCAGAAATTCCAGTTTCGAACCCTTTCATACAATTAGAATGTGAACAATGGCTGCCCTCATTAACTTCTTTATGTCAGGAGAATGCATCCATCCTGAAGCAACAACGAGCCAGAGAGGGGCCAGTGGGAGATGTGGTGCGATATATTCGTAAGGAATATACAAAGCCACTCAGGCTTCAAGAAGTTGCCAAAGCTCTACATTTTCAACCCGCCTATTTGGGACAACTCTTCAAAAAGAAGGTGGGCTTGTCTTTTATAGACTATCTACATCGAACGCGTATTGAGGAAGCGAGTAAGCTGCTGAGAAGAACAAATCTCATCATCTCTGATGTAGCTCGGACAGTCGGTTATACGGACACTGAGCTATTCTCCTATAAGTTCAAGAAATATATGAACATCCCCCCTTCTCATTACAAGAAAAGTTAG